The following is a genomic window from Candidatus Obscuribacter sp..
CAGTTTTGCGCAGCAAAGGCGATATCACCGGTGTCACCAGTGGCGTAGCTGTGGGTGACACTGTAGTCACGGATGGCACTATGCAGCTCAGTCCCGGAGCCCGTGTCTCAGTCACCAGCGATAAAGACAGGCCTGCTGGCAGGCGCCCATGAATCTCTCGCAAGGCTTTATCTTGCGGCCAGTAATGACCACACTGGTCATGGCCGCCCTGATACTGTTTGGCGCTATTTCGTACTTTCAGCTGCCAGTCAATGATTTGCCTGCGGTAGACTTCCCCACTATTTCGGTGAGCGCCTCTCTGCCTGGTGCATCGCCTGAGACTATGGCGACTGCTGTGGCTACACCCCTGGAGAAGCAATTTAGCGGCATTGCTGGCATCGACAATATGACGTCGAGCAGCCAGACTGGCTCGACATCTGTGACCATGCAGTTTGATCTGTCGCGCAGCATTGACGGAGCCGCTGAGGATGTACAAGCAGCCATCGTAGCTTGTAGACCGATTTTGCCCAGCGGCATGCCCAGTATGCCGACCTTTCGCAAGGCCAATCCGGCAGACGCTCCCATCCTATTTATAGCCTTAAGCTCTGATGTCATGCCCATGTACGCTGTCGATGAATACGCCGAAAACATCCTGGCGCCAAGGCTCTCCATGGTCGATGGTGTGGCGCAAGTGCAGGTATTTGGCTCGCAAATATATGCTCCCAGGGTGCAAGTCGACCCACGTAAATTGGCTGCGTATGGCATAGGCATAGATGAAGTCTCACAGGCTGTCAAAAACGCCAATGTCAATTTGCCTACAGGTACGCTACACGGCGATACCAAAGCCTTTAACGTCAAAGTCAATGGACAGCTGCTCAATGCTGCTGCCTTTAGACCAATCATTATCACAATCAAGAACGGCGCACCAGTCAGGCTCTCGGATGTGGCCAATGTGATTGACTCGGTACAGACCGATAAAGTCGCTACCTGGTTTAACAACAAGCGCGCTGTGGTGCTAGCGGTGCAGCGCCAGCCTAACAGTAATACCATCGAGATTGTCAAACAGATACGCAAGATGCTGCCGCAGTTTAGCGCTATTTTGCCGCCGTCTCTCAAAATGGACATCATGTTTGACCGCTCCAAATCTATCGAGCGCTCAGTGGATGACGTCAAATTTACACTGGTGTTGACGATACTACTGGTGGTGATGGTGATTTATTTGTTTTTGGGCAATATCTCCACCACTTTGATTGCTGCCGCCACCTTGCCTGTATCAGTGATTGGCACTTTTGGCGCGATGAAACTCATGGGATTTACTATCAATAACATCTCACTGATGGCGCTTACTCTGGCTGTGGGCTTTGTTGTGGATGACGCTATTGTCGTCCTCGAAAACATCTACCGCCACGTCAAAAACGGCGAGCCACTAATGCAAGCCGCCTTGCATGGCTCAAAAGAAGTAAGCTTTACTATTGTCTCCATGACAGTCTCGCTTGTGGCAGTGTTTTTGCCTATTTTGCTTATGGGCGGTGTCATTGGTCGCTTGTTTTTTCAGTTTGGCGCCACGCTCAGTATCGCTATTTTGATCTCGGGTTTTGTGGCACTTTCGCTCACGCCCATGCTTTGCTCGCGCTTTTTAAAACCTGAGACCGAGGCCAACAAAAGCTGGGCTTCGCGTCAATCAGACCGTTTTATTGGTGGGCTATTGTCGCTCTACGAGCGCACTCTCAAATTTGCCTTGCACCACAGGCTCTATGTAGTCATCTCGTTTGTGGGCATGCTCATTTTGAGTGGTGTGCTCATTGTGGTCACACCCAAAGGCTTTATGCCGACAGAGGACACCGGGCAGATTAGCGCTACTACCCAGGCCAAAGAGGGCATCGCCTTTGAGGAGATGATCAAGCACCAGGCAAAAGTCTCAGATATCGTGGCGCGCGACCCCAACGTACAATCGATGATGTCCAGTGTGGGCGCTGGTGGTCCTGGTGGTAGCGGTAACCAGGGACGACTGATGGTCGTGCTCAAGCCGCTTGGTGAGCGCAAAATGAAAGCCGACGATATCATCGCCGACCTGCGCAAAAAGACCGGACGCATACCCGGCATCAAGCTCTTTATGCAAAACCCGCCTGCTATCCGCATCGGTGGCGCGCAGAGCAAAGCGATGTATCAGCTCAGTCTCTCTTGCAATGATCTGGATTTGCTCTACAAGTCAGGCGACAAGCTGGAGGAAGCACTTAAAAAAGTGCCAGGGCTGGCTGACGTCAATAGTGATTTGCAGATGAAGAGCCCCGAGCTAAATGTCAAAATCGATAGAGACAAAATTGCCAAGCTGGGGCTTTCTATGTCCAAGGTGCAGGACGCTCTGGGCGCTGCCTATGGGGCTCGGCAGGTCTCAGTGATCTATACCGACACCAATCAATACTGGGTCATCCTGGAGGTCGCTCCTGAGTTTTATCGCGACCCCAGTATGCTCAACTGGCTGCGCATCCGCACCCCTACTGGGGATCTTATCCCGCTTGAGACCATCGCCACGATGTATACAGACTCCGGTCCACAGCAGATCAATCACGTCGGGCAGTTTCCTGCCATCATGCTCTCCTTTAACTTACAGCCCGGTGTCTCGCTCTCCGATGGTGTGGAGCGTGTCAAGGCAGTCGCTGCCGAGGTTTTGCCGCCAGAAGTAAGCTTTAGCTTTAGGGGCAATGCCCAGATGTTTGAAAGCTCCACCAGCAGTCTTGGTGTGCTTTTGCTTATCTCCATAATGGTTATCTATATCACCCTGGGCATTCTTTATGAGAGCTATATCCATCCTATAACCATCCTTACAGGATTGCCATCAGCGGCTCTTGGTGGCTTACTGATACTCTTTATCTTTCACCGAGATCTCGACCTTTATGGCTTTTTAGGATTGATTTTGTTGATTGGCATCGTCAAAAAAAATGCCATCATGATGATTGACTTTGCCGTAGAAAAGCAGCGCCATGACCAGGTCACGGCTGAAGAAGCGATTTTTGAGGCGTGTATTGTGCGCTTTAGACCAATCATGATGACTACATTGGCGGCGATAATGGGCAGTGTACCAATCGCTATAGCCGCTGGTCAGGGTGCTGAGTCCAGGCAGCCTCTCGGTCTTACAATCGTGGGCGGACTATTGGTATCGCAGATAGTGACTCTGTATTTTACGCCTGTGTTTTATATCTACCTGGAACAGCTCAAAAATTGGCGCAAGAGTCCAGGTCGGGGTCCAGGTAGTGGCTCACAACCAAAAGCTGTCTAGGTGCAAAGTCAGTAGTGAATATAGGCGGACTCTTTATCACTCGCCCGGTCATGACTACTCTGGTCATGATTGCTATCACGCTCTTTGGTTTGATTGGTTATTTTCAACTGCCCATTAGCAATTTGCCAAACGTGGACTTCCCCACATTGCAAGTCACAGCCGGACTCCCCGGGGCATCGGCTGAGACTATGGCTAGTGCTGTCAGTATCCCTCTGGAGAAGCAATTTGCCACGATCTCGGGACTGAGCGAGATGACCTCGTCAAGCACCATGGGGCAGTCGCAAATCACACTGCAATTTGAAAACTCCCGCAATATGGATGGTGCCTCTCTCGATGTGCAGGCAGCGATCACTGCGGCTAGCAAACAGTTGCCCACGCAGATGCCTCAGCCGCCCACCTTTGCCAAGGTCAACCCGGCGGCTCAACCAATAATCTATCTGGCTGTCAGCAGTCCGACCTTGCCTCTGCATGAGACTGACTATTATGCTGAAACTATCCTTGCTCAGCGCATCTCTCGTATCGCTGGTGTGGCTCAGGTGCAGATTAACGGCTCGCAGCAGTTTGCTGTGCGTGTGCAGGTGGACCCGCGCAGACTCAGCTCCTATGGGCTGGGGATCAATGATGTGGCTACCGCTGTCAATGACGCCAACCAAAACCAACCTACTGGTACGATGTGGGGGCGTAGTCAGGCTTATACGATTAAGTCAGATGGGCAGTTGCTCAGTGCACAGGCTTATTCACCGATTGTTATCGCCACCAAATCCGGTGTGCCCATCCGTCTCAATCAAGTCGCCAATGTCATCGACAGTGTGCAAAACGACAAGCTAGAGGGTACATACAACGGACAGCCAGCCATCATCCTGG
Proteins encoded in this region:
- a CDS encoding efflux RND transporter permease subunit; the encoded protein is MNLSQGFILRPVMTTLVMAALILFGAISYFQLPVNDLPAVDFPTISVSASLPGASPETMATAVATPLEKQFSGIAGIDNMTSSSQTGSTSVTMQFDLSRSIDGAAEDVQAAIVACRPILPSGMPSMPTFRKANPADAPILFIALSSDVMPMYAVDEYAENILAPRLSMVDGVAQVQVFGSQIYAPRVQVDPRKLAAYGIGIDEVSQAVKNANVNLPTGTLHGDTKAFNVKVNGQLLNAAAFRPIIITIKNGAPVRLSDVANVIDSVQTDKVATWFNNKRAVVLAVQRQPNSNTIEIVKQIRKMLPQFSAILPPSLKMDIMFDRSKSIERSVDDVKFTLVLTILLVVMVIYLFLGNISTTLIAAATLPVSVIGTFGAMKLMGFTINNISLMALTLAVGFVVDDAIVVLENIYRHVKNGEPLMQAALHGSKEVSFTIVSMTVSLVAVFLPILLMGGVIGRLFFQFGATLSIAILISGFVALSLTPMLCSRFLKPETEANKSWASRQSDRFIGGLLSLYERTLKFALHHRLYVVISFVGMLILSGVLIVVTPKGFMPTEDTGQISATTQAKEGIAFEEMIKHQAKVSDIVARDPNVQSMMSSVGAGGPGGSGNQGRLMVVLKPLGERKMKADDIIADLRKKTGRIPGIKLFMQNPPAIRIGGAQSKAMYQLSLSCNDLDLLYKSGDKLEEALKKVPGLADVNSDLQMKSPELNVKIDRDKIAKLGLSMSKVQDALGAAYGARQVSVIYTDTNQYWVILEVAPEFYRDPSMLNWLRIRTPTGDLIPLETIATMYTDSGPQQINHVGQFPAIMLSFNLQPGVSLSDGVERVKAVAAEVLPPEVSFSFRGNAQMFESSTSSLGVLLLISIMVIYITLGILYESYIHPITILTGLPSAALGGLLILFIFHRDLDLYGFLGLILLIGIVKKNAIMMIDFAVEKQRHDQVTAEEAIFEACIVRFRPIMMTTLAAIMGSVPIAIAAGQGAESRQPLGLTIVGGLLVSQIVTLYFTPVFYIYLEQLKNWRKSPGRGPGSGSQPKAV